One Corynebacterium yudongzhengii DNA window includes the following coding sequences:
- a CDS encoding FAD-binding and (Fe-S)-binding domain-containing protein: MITAPVHTRPITRAAYAADASHYLLTPSAVVEARSAIEVAEVFRAAREQNTSVTLRSGGTSLSGQASGEGYLVDVRKHFRDIEVLDQGRRVRVQPGATLRHVNARLRPYGYQLGPDPASEVGATIGGVIANNSSGMACGTEFNAYRTLESLTFVLPSGTTINTADNDANQQLKAQEPELCEALMRLRRRILGNPASVRTIEKHFALKNTMGYGLNAFLDFETPVDILSHLLVGSEGTLAFVAEAYFRTVPVAPKKTTALVVFDTLHAATNTLPALVDSGAATLELMDHTSIKVGQSWDNVPEEITGFEVRDHSALLVEYHANADEELRELSRRGEEILHNATFTQNAAAQARAWSFRKGLYAQVAGARPAGTTALLEDVAVPVDKLADTCQHLSELFDQHAYRDAVIFGHAKDGNIHFLLNDRFAGEEALNRYNAFNDAMVDLVLGHGGNLKAEHGTGRAMAPYVRRQYGDELYAVMQELKAACDPTNTMNPGVILAEDPDAHLENIKLIPSIDPQIDACVECGYCESVCPSRDLTLTPRQRIVVRRAMDAARAQGDTETLKELERDYDYYAIDTCAADSMCVTACPVGIDTGRYVKDLRNQRAGAFKQKAWKTAAANWKLVNAAASATMTGVSFLPDALARAATDVARAVVGTDDMWQWRPELGKGGQKRSQLGQVVGSRFHAPQAVYVPACVHPMFGRAEDSDGASQAFTALLERAGITLIVPDEIDSLCCGTTWSSKGLNEGYEVMRRHAVDVLSRATEHGRLPVVIDASSCTQGFSGLLEEAGITVIDAIEFTATNVLEKLEVKERVDTLTLHPTCSATQLGLGEAVMRLARAAAREVNVPTEWNCCAYAGDRGMLHPELTRSATRREAAQVAAFDASAHASTNRTCELGMTAATGKSYQHVLEILERATR, encoded by the coding sequence ATGATAACCGCACCGGTACACACCCGCCCCATCACGCGCGCAGCCTACGCCGCCGACGCCTCCCACTACCTGCTGACCCCCAGCGCCGTGGTCGAAGCCCGCAGCGCCATCGAGGTCGCCGAGGTCTTTCGCGCCGCCCGCGAGCAGAACACTTCCGTCACGCTGCGCTCGGGCGGGACGTCGCTGTCCGGCCAGGCCTCCGGCGAGGGCTATCTCGTCGACGTGCGCAAACACTTCCGTGACATCGAGGTCCTCGATCAGGGCCGGCGCGTGCGCGTGCAGCCCGGCGCCACGCTGCGGCATGTCAACGCGCGCCTGCGGCCTTATGGCTATCAGCTCGGGCCGGATCCGGCCTCCGAGGTCGGCGCCACCATCGGCGGGGTGATCGCGAACAACTCCTCCGGCATGGCCTGCGGTACCGAGTTCAACGCTTATCGCACGCTCGAATCGCTCACCTTCGTGCTGCCCTCGGGCACCACCATCAACACCGCCGACAATGATGCCAACCAGCAGCTAAAAGCCCAGGAGCCCGAGCTGTGCGAAGCGCTTATGCGCCTGCGCCGCCGGATTCTGGGGAATCCGGCGTCGGTGCGGACCATCGAGAAGCACTTCGCCTTAAAGAACACGATGGGCTACGGGCTGAATGCTTTCTTAGATTTCGAGACCCCCGTTGACATCCTTTCCCACCTGCTCGTCGGCTCCGAGGGCACGCTCGCCTTCGTCGCCGAGGCCTACTTCCGCACCGTGCCGGTCGCGCCGAAGAAGACCACCGCGCTCGTGGTCTTCGACACCCTGCATGCCGCCACCAACACCCTGCCCGCGCTCGTCGACTCGGGTGCCGCCACCTTGGAGCTGATGGATCACACCTCGATCAAGGTGGGCCAATCCTGGGATAACGTGCCGGAAGAGATCACCGGCTTCGAGGTGCGCGATCACTCCGCCCTGCTCGTCGAATACCACGCCAACGCCGACGAAGAGCTGCGCGAGCTCAGCCGCCGCGGCGAGGAGATCCTGCATAACGCCACGTTCACCCAAAACGCCGCCGCGCAGGCGCGGGCGTGGAGTTTCCGCAAAGGGCTCTACGCGCAGGTCGCCGGGGCGCGTCCGGCCGGAACGACGGCGCTGCTGGAAGACGTGGCGGTGCCCGTCGATAAGCTAGCCGATACCTGCCAGCACCTCTCCGAGCTCTTCGATCAACACGCCTACCGCGACGCCGTCATCTTCGGTCACGCCAAAGACGGCAACATCCACTTCCTGCTCAACGACCGCTTCGCCGGCGAGGAAGCCCTAAATCGCTACAACGCCTTCAACGACGCCATGGTCGATCTCGTGTTAGGCCACGGCGGCAACCTCAAGGCCGAACACGGCACGGGTAGGGCGATGGCGCCTTATGTGCGCCGCCAGTACGGCGACGAGCTCTACGCCGTCATGCAGGAGCTTAAAGCCGCCTGCGATCCCACGAACACCATGAACCCCGGCGTCATTCTTGCCGAAGACCCCGACGCCCACCTCGAGAACATCAAACTCATCCCGAGCATCGACCCACAGATCGACGCCTGTGTCGAGTGCGGCTACTGCGAGTCGGTGTGCCCCTCGCGCGATCTCACGCTGACCCCGCGCCAGCGCATCGTTGTGCGCCGGGCGATGGACGCCGCCCGCGCGCAAGGTGACACCGAGACGCTGAAAGAGCTCGAGCGCGATTATGACTACTACGCCATCGACACCTGCGCCGCCGACTCGATGTGTGTTACGGCGTGCCCGGTGGGCATCGATACCGGCCGCTACGTCAAGGACCTGCGCAACCAGCGCGCCGGCGCCTTCAAGCAGAAGGCCTGGAAGACTGCTGCCGCCAACTGGAAGCTCGTCAACGCCGCGGCCTCCGCCACCATGACGGGAGTGAGCTTTTTGCCCGATGCGCTCGCCCGCGCCGCCACCGATGTCGCGCGCGCCGTGGTGGGCACTGACGACATGTGGCAGTGGCGCCCGGAGCTCGGCAAGGGTGGGCAGAAGCGCTCCCAGCTCGGCCAGGTTGTGGGCTCGCGCTTTCACGCCCCGCAGGCGGTCTACGTGCCGGCGTGCGTGCACCCGATGTTCGGCCGCGCCGAAGACTCGGACGGTGCCAGCCAGGCCTTCACCGCCCTGCTCGAGCGCGCCGGGATCACCCTCATCGTGCCCGACGAGATCGACTCGCTGTGCTGCGGCACCACGTGGTCGTCGAAGGGGCTGAACGAGGGCTATGAGGTGATGCGTCGCCACGCGGTGGACGTGCTTTCCCGCGCCACCGAGCACGGGCGCCTGCCGGTGGTGATCGACGCCTCGTCGTGCACTCAGGGCTTCAGCGGGCTGCTGGAAGAGGCCGGCATCACCGTCATCGACGCCATCGAGTTCACCGCCACCAACGTGCTGGAGAAGCTGGAGGTGAAAGAGCGCGTCGATACGCTCACCCTGCACCCGACGTGCTCGGCGACCCAGCTCGGCCTCGGGGAGGCGGTGATGCGCCTGGCCCGCGCCGCTGCGCGCGAGGTGAACGTGCCCACCGAGTGGAACTGCTGCGCCTATGCCGGAGACCGCGGCATGCTGCACCCGGAGTTGACGCGCTCGGCGACGCGTCGAGAAGCAGCACAGGTCGCCGCCTTCGACGCCAGCGCGCACGCCTCGACCAACCGCACCTGCGAGCTGGGGATGACGGCCGCGACGGGCAAGAGCTATCAGCACGTGCTCGAGATCCTAGAGCGCGCCACCCGCTAG
- a CDS encoding biotin--[acetyl-CoA-carboxylase] ligase produces the protein MGTLDLDIPRLRGELADTGFSDISYTASTGSTNADLMAGEAVHRRVLLAGEQTAGKGRLGRQWVSPYGGQLICSISLIVPARHFDHLGLLPIAIGTALTDALPQASLKWPNDLLLDGRKLAGILAEAAPLDEGGYRVVIGFGVNTGLHEAQLPVAHATSLRVAGIEYDATGLAAAVLRAVDRRLEQWWDDREKLIDDYRHVCATIGQKVRLDTPSGPVVGTASGVEADGRIIVDGAAYAAGDVTHLRPGD, from the coding sequence ATGGGCACGTTAGATCTCGACATCCCCCGGCTGCGCGGGGAGCTCGCCGACACCGGCTTCAGCGATATTTCCTATACCGCATCGACCGGCTCGACCAACGCCGATCTCATGGCGGGCGAGGCGGTCCATCGCCGCGTGCTGCTCGCCGGGGAGCAGACCGCCGGCAAGGGCCGCCTCGGCCGGCAGTGGGTGAGCCCTTACGGCGGGCAGCTCATCTGCTCTATTTCCCTGATCGTGCCGGCGCGGCACTTCGATCACCTAGGCCTTTTGCCGATCGCCATCGGCACCGCACTTACCGACGCCCTGCCGCAGGCCAGCCTCAAATGGCCCAACGACCTGCTGCTGGACGGGCGCAAACTCGCCGGCATCCTCGCCGAGGCGGCGCCTTTGGATGAGGGCGGCTACCGCGTGGTCATCGGCTTCGGCGTCAACACGGGACTTCACGAGGCCCAGCTGCCCGTCGCCCACGCCACGTCGCTGCGGGTGGCAGGCATCGAGTATGACGCGACGGGGCTCGCGGCGGCGGTGCTTCGGGCCGTCGACCGGCGGCTGGAGCAGTGGTGGGATGATCGAGAAAAGCTTATCGACGACTACCGCCACGTCTGCGCCACCATCGGGCAAAAGGTGCGGCTGGACACGCCCAGCGGGCCCGTGGTGGGCACGGCGAGCGGGGTTGAAGCGGACGGGCGGATCATTGTCGACGGCGCAGCGTATGCGGCCGGGGACGTGACGCACCTGCGTCCGGGCGACTAG
- a CDS encoding MarR family winged helix-turn-helix transcriptional regulator — MTSADNPRWLNDTEMDTWLNIWSILEWLPNRLDEQLRRDSDLSLTEYNALSQISMAQDSSIRMSELARLANMKLPHLSRVLTRLEKAGWARRVTDPTNGRYTLAELTDAGKDKIAATAPGHVAAVRRYIFDNLSEKQTNDLKAAAALITEAIDPPELMR; from the coding sequence ATGACCTCCGCCGATAACCCTCGCTGGCTCAACGACACCGAGATGGATACCTGGCTAAATATCTGGTCGATCCTCGAGTGGCTGCCCAACCGCCTCGACGAGCAGCTGCGCCGCGATTCCGATCTCTCGCTCACCGAGTACAACGCCTTATCGCAGATCTCCATGGCACAAGACTCCTCCATCCGCATGAGCGAGCTGGCCCGCCTGGCGAACATGAAACTGCCCCACCTCTCCCGCGTGCTCACCCGCCTAGAAAAGGCCGGCTGGGCCCGCCGAGTTACCGATCCCACCAACGGCCGCTACACCCTCGCCGAGCTCACCGACGCCGGCAAAGACAAAATCGCCGCCACCGCCCCCGGACACGTGGCCGCGGTGCGTCGCTATATCTTCGATAACCTCAGCGAGAAGCAGACCAACGATCTCAAGGCCGCCGCCGCGCTGATTACCGAGGCCATCGACCCGCCGGAGCTCATGCGCTAG
- a CDS encoding aldo/keto reductase has product MPGIKNPELRLVLGGNTFGWTSDRETSFAVLDDFLAAGGTHIDTADMYAAWIDEKGGHSETVLGEWFQARGNRERVVLATKVGGLKPYDNQRRESVQAALEDALRRLQTDYVDILYSHYDDENVSIAEQAKTYDELVRSGKVRAIGLSNYSPERMREFFAYATEHGLTVPAVIQTQYNLVHRRDFEQTFQLLAEEYGAATFPYFALASGFLTGKYRTPEDLEGRDRAGFVEGYATPPGFGVVDKLVEIAEQRGVEPASVPLAWQLAKGASAPIASASKPEQLPALTAAAGLSLTDVEVATLDDASSVYA; this is encoded by the coding sequence ATGCCTGGCATTAAAAACCCCGAACTCCGCCTCGTTTTGGGCGGCAACACCTTCGGCTGGACCTCGGATCGCGAGACCTCGTTTGCAGTTCTCGACGACTTCCTGGCCGCCGGCGGCACCCACATCGATACCGCGGACATGTACGCCGCCTGGATCGATGAGAAGGGTGGACACTCCGAGACGGTGCTGGGCGAGTGGTTCCAGGCACGCGGCAACCGCGAGCGCGTGGTGCTGGCCACCAAGGTCGGCGGCCTGAAGCCCTATGACAACCAGCGCCGCGAGTCGGTGCAGGCCGCGCTGGAGGATGCGCTGCGGCGCTTGCAGACCGACTACGTGGACATCCTCTACAGCCACTACGACGACGAGAACGTCTCCATCGCCGAGCAGGCGAAGACCTATGACGAGCTGGTGCGCTCCGGCAAGGTCCGCGCCATTGGGCTGTCGAACTACTCGCCGGAACGCATGCGCGAGTTCTTCGCCTACGCCACCGAGCACGGCCTCACCGTGCCGGCGGTGATCCAGACGCAGTACAACCTCGTCCACCGGAGGGACTTCGAGCAAACCTTCCAGCTCTTAGCCGAGGAGTATGGTGCGGCGACGTTCCCGTACTTCGCGCTGGCCTCCGGCTTTTTGACCGGCAAGTACCGCACCCCCGAGGACCTGGAGGGCCGCGATCGCGCCGGGTTCGTCGAGGGCTATGCCACGCCGCCGGGCTTCGGGGTGGTGGACAAGCTGGTCGAGATCGCCGAGCAGCGCGGCGTCGAGCCCGCGAGCGTGCCGCTGGCCTGGCAGCTGGCGAAGGGGGCGAGCGCGCCGATCGCGTCGGCATCGAAGCCGGAGCAGCTGCCGGCGCTCACTGCCGCCGCGGGGCTGTCGCTTACCGACGTTGAGGTCGCCACCCTCGACGATGCTTCCTCTGTGTATGCGTAA
- a CDS encoding nucleotide pyrophosphohydrolase: MAKRETLEVLRTFMQERDWNQFHSPENLAKSIAIEAGELLECFQWSAEADEVDVRDELADVLTYSLLLADRMGLDPDEIVREKLKITEKKYPVDLAYGKATKYTKIDSTED; this comes from the coding sequence ATGGCTAAACGCGAGACCCTGGAAGTGCTACGCACGTTCATGCAGGAAAGGGACTGGAACCAGTTTCATTCCCCAGAGAACCTTGCCAAGAGCATCGCCATCGAGGCTGGTGAGCTGCTCGAGTGCTTTCAGTGGAGTGCCGAAGCTGATGAAGTAGACGTTCGCGATGAGCTCGCGGACGTGCTTACCTATAGCCTTCTTCTCGCGGATCGGATGGGCCTCGACCCAGACGAAATCGTGCGGGAAAAACTCAAGATCACGGAGAAGAAATACCCGGTGGATCTGGCGTACGGGAAGGCCACGAAGTACACGAAAATTGATTCTACGGAGGATTAA
- a CDS encoding DNA/RNA helicase domain-containing protein: MVGITGKPHPVVERFPFSRTELDEFISRAEAKGGEDEILLLKYPTVYVVYRKTGENYSVYVGETNSIVQRTETHLTEGKTRPAAARVVEGEEPGELDDVEEKSKAARSYWADFREEGSEIFVIGHSLFNKSMTLDVEDKLMLFLSSSEGVARANKGAHKGGVDLLNARGNTQGRYFTEKYVDEAFSAIWRKLRRHDKKLFPLESLIRQSALFKASPFHKLNEEQLTAKVEILKAIDAASRETDRQPSTQSGKLVLVKGAAGTGKTVLLSSVFFELFQDEPGAEESVFDFQSFDAYLLVNHDEMCTVYTQIAETLGISDGKNLRVMKPTKFINEHDPAKPVDVVLVDEAHLLWTQGKQSYRGKNMLKDLLDRARVVIPVFDESQIMAGNQYWTPEELDALYERADHTVLLKEQMRIDSAGPAEEWIRSIIDDGVIHPVPKDSRYEIRVFESPQALHETVKQRAQKDEESDFKNGISRLIATYDWDFKRSEREDGQTWDVVIGGWRLPWNNQISKKATKRGEKKRSWAEKGYTLDEVGSTFTVQGFDLNYAGVIIGPSVKYREGRIVFDGEESKNKGFTDRRTIVKDGKKVKVSLVEELLRNQLNVLLTRGVHGLYLFAVDEELQQALLAASR; this comes from the coding sequence GTGGTCGGTATTACGGGTAAACCGCATCCGGTTGTGGAGCGTTTCCCTTTCAGTCGTACTGAGCTGGATGAGTTCATTAGCCGAGCCGAAGCTAAAGGCGGCGAGGATGAGATTCTGCTCTTGAAGTACCCGACCGTGTACGTCGTGTACCGGAAAACCGGTGAGAACTATTCCGTCTATGTGGGAGAGACGAACAGCATCGTCCAGCGCACTGAAACGCACCTTACAGAAGGCAAAACCCGGCCCGCGGCTGCTCGCGTGGTGGAAGGGGAAGAGCCCGGAGAACTGGACGACGTGGAGGAAAAATCCAAGGCCGCGCGCTCCTACTGGGCAGATTTTCGGGAAGAGGGCTCTGAGATCTTCGTGATTGGGCACTCTCTCTTCAATAAATCCATGACCTTGGACGTGGAAGACAAGCTGATGCTTTTCCTATCCAGTAGCGAAGGTGTCGCCCGTGCCAATAAAGGTGCTCATAAAGGAGGAGTTGACCTACTCAACGCCCGAGGAAACACGCAGGGTCGGTATTTCACCGAGAAATACGTAGACGAGGCATTTAGTGCGATATGGCGAAAACTGCGACGCCACGACAAGAAACTGTTCCCACTCGAAAGCTTGATACGTCAGTCTGCGCTGTTCAAGGCTTCGCCATTCCACAAGCTCAACGAAGAACAGCTCACGGCAAAAGTTGAGATCCTCAAGGCTATCGATGCTGCCAGTCGTGAGACGGACCGCCAGCCCAGCACCCAGAGCGGAAAGCTTGTCCTAGTGAAAGGGGCTGCTGGGACGGGCAAGACGGTTCTGCTCAGCAGCGTATTCTTCGAACTGTTTCAGGATGAACCGGGAGCGGAAGAGTCGGTATTCGATTTCCAGAGTTTCGATGCCTATCTTCTGGTCAACCACGATGAGATGTGCACGGTGTACACGCAGATTGCGGAAACGCTCGGAATCTCCGACGGAAAGAATCTCCGTGTGATGAAACCCACCAAGTTCATCAACGAGCATGACCCCGCTAAACCGGTCGACGTCGTACTCGTGGACGAGGCCCACCTGCTTTGGACGCAGGGCAAGCAGTCTTATCGCGGCAAGAACATGCTCAAAGATCTTCTCGATAGAGCACGCGTGGTCATTCCCGTTTTCGACGAAAGCCAGATCATGGCGGGTAACCAATACTGGACGCCCGAAGAGCTGGACGCGCTGTATGAACGTGCCGATCACACAGTTTTGCTGAAGGAACAGATGCGTATCGATTCTGCGGGCCCAGCAGAAGAGTGGATTCGGTCCATCATTGACGATGGAGTCATTCATCCGGTACCGAAAGACTCGCGGTATGAGATCAGGGTTTTCGAATCTCCGCAGGCATTACATGAAACGGTGAAGCAACGAGCCCAGAAGGATGAGGAATCTGATTTCAAAAACGGAATTTCGCGGCTGATCGCTACCTATGATTGGGACTTCAAGCGCAGTGAGCGTGAGGATGGCCAGACCTGGGATGTGGTGATCGGTGGTTGGCGCTTGCCATGGAACAATCAGATCAGCAAGAAAGCGACGAAACGAGGCGAGAAGAAACGTTCTTGGGCAGAAAAAGGGTATACCCTCGACGAGGTTGGTTCCACCTTCACGGTCCAGGGATTTGATCTTAACTACGCCGGCGTGATTATAGGTCCTTCGGTGAAGTACCGCGAAGGCAGGATCGTTTTCGATGGCGAGGAAAGCAAGAATAAGGGTTTTACTGACAGGAGAACCATCGTCAAAGACGGCAAAAAGGTCAAAGTCTCACTGGTGGAGGAGCTACTCCGCAATCAGTTGAATGTCCTGCTGACACGGGGTGTGCATGGGCTTTATCTCTTCGCTGTGGACGAGGAACTGCAGCAGGCTCTACTCGCCGCCTCCCGTTAG
- a CDS encoding dicarboxylate/amino acid:cation symporter, which produces MLRSTANAYLNFPLIWKLLIGLAAGTIIGLTFGEQAAVLAPAGDLFLRLLQMLVIPLIVVTLILGVSSLTPRNLGRIGGKVMGYYLVTTFFAMALGLGIALLVHPGRGLSVDSNGAEQAEEAPSLTDVFLNMFPENIFLALSQGDILAIMFFVLIAGFALAYMNDHEDKEINEGAQIIRKVFKTGQEIVFLLVRGVLEYSPIGVMALIAVSIGEVGVEALVPLGKLILVVVGATLLMLAFYAVLLGFFKASPIKFFSAARAPMLTAIATRSSSATLPVTTRAANQLNVPKRISSFALPLGATINMDGTAIYVGASVIFVADTLGVQLTFGEIVSVLMVGVLASIGTAGVPGAGLIMLTMAVGTTGMSMAPIALVAGIDAILDMARTMTNIVGDLTGSKLVAASEEKAAKKNKSTAEEPAGSEAS; this is translated from the coding sequence ATGCTGCGTTCAACAGCGAACGCATATCTTAATTTTCCGCTGATCTGGAAGCTGCTCATTGGCCTTGCCGCCGGCACCATCATCGGATTGACGTTCGGTGAGCAGGCCGCGGTTCTTGCCCCGGCCGGCGACCTATTCCTGCGTCTGCTCCAGATGCTGGTGATCCCCCTCATCGTCGTTACGCTGATCCTCGGCGTCTCTTCTCTTACTCCGAGGAACTTGGGGCGCATCGGTGGAAAGGTCATGGGCTACTACCTCGTGACCACCTTCTTCGCTATGGCACTGGGACTCGGCATTGCCCTGCTCGTCCACCCCGGCCGGGGTCTCAGCGTGGACTCTAACGGCGCGGAGCAAGCGGAGGAAGCACCGTCACTGACTGACGTCTTCCTCAACATGTTCCCCGAGAACATCTTCCTCGCACTATCGCAGGGCGACATCCTCGCCATCATGTTCTTCGTCCTCATCGCAGGCTTCGCCCTTGCTTACATGAACGATCATGAAGACAAGGAGATCAACGAGGGTGCACAGATCATCCGCAAGGTTTTCAAGACCGGCCAGGAAATCGTGTTCCTCCTCGTTCGCGGCGTGCTGGAGTACTCCCCGATCGGCGTCATGGCTCTGATCGCGGTCTCCATCGGCGAGGTCGGTGTTGAAGCTTTGGTCCCACTGGGCAAGCTCATCCTCGTCGTGGTGGGCGCGACCTTGCTCATGCTCGCGTTCTACGCAGTGCTTCTCGGGTTCTTTAAGGCCTCTCCCATCAAGTTCTTCAGCGCCGCGCGCGCACCGATGCTCACCGCCATTGCCACCCGCTCGAGTTCGGCGACCCTTCCCGTCACGACTCGGGCCGCCAACCAGCTCAACGTTCCGAAGAGGATCTCGTCCTTTGCCCTGCCGCTGGGTGCGACGATCAACATGGACGGAACCGCAATCTATGTCGGTGCCTCCGTCATCTTCGTCGCCGATACCTTGGGCGTCCAGCTCACCTTCGGCGAAATCGTCTCGGTGCTGATGGTCGGCGTGCTGGCCTCCATCGGTACGGCCGGCGTGCCTGGCGCCGGACTGATCATGCTGACGATGGCCGTGGGAACCACCGGCATGTCCATGGCTCCTATCGCCCTGGTCGCGGGTATCGACGCGATCCTCGATATGGCCCGCACCATGACCAATATCGTGGGTGACCTGACCGGCTCCAAGCTGGTCGCGGCCTCGGAAGAAAAGGCGGCCAAGAAGAACAAGTCGACGGCGGAAGAGCCTGCCGGCTCAGAGGCCAGTTAG
- a CDS encoding aspartate/glutamate racemase family protein → MKTIGVLGGMGPAATADFLQKLVDSTDAATDQEHPKVLLWSNPTIPDRTEAIVNNGEDPTPHLLDGAQLFQRGGADVFAVPCNGAHAFLPEVVKNVNIELVSILDATVYKLQQLSPTPKKIGLLASEATVQAELYKKALEKAGFELLTPNHEERHGKKEYAAFNSERIS, encoded by the coding sequence ATGAAAACCATCGGTGTCCTGGGCGGAATGGGCCCAGCCGCAACTGCAGATTTCCTCCAGAAGCTCGTCGACTCGACGGACGCGGCCACCGACCAGGAGCACCCCAAAGTGCTCCTCTGGTCGAACCCGACCATCCCCGACCGCACGGAAGCAATTGTCAACAACGGGGAGGATCCCACCCCTCACCTGTTGGACGGCGCCCAGCTGTTCCAGCGCGGCGGGGCCGACGTATTCGCCGTCCCCTGCAACGGGGCGCACGCGTTCCTTCCTGAAGTCGTGAAGAACGTCAACATTGAACTGGTCTCGATCCTCGACGCCACCGTCTACAAACTGCAGCAGCTTTCGCCGACCCCGAAGAAGATCGGCCTCTTGGCATCGGAAGCGACGGTGCAAGCAGAGCTGTATAAGAAAGCATTGGAGAAAGCCGGCTTCGAACTCCTCACGCCGAACCACGAGGAGAGACATGGCAAAAAGGAATATGCTGCGTTCAACAGCGAACGCATATCTTAA
- a CDS encoding 5-(carboxyamino)imidazole ribonucleotide synthase — translation MTDTAARNIDNPAAHAPGMPVITVIGDGQLARMLQTAAIELGASLRVLAAKPDASAAQVSADVRLGDYKDLDDVRLAIEGSDAVTFDHEHVPNEHANKLIDAGFNLQPQPAALIHAQDKLVMREKMKEISAPVPPFAAIESVEDATAFFDEVDGAVCLKARRGGYDGHGVWFPSTREEVETLVEKLLGDGVPLMAEKKLAFTRELSAMVARTPSGEARPWPVVQSRQENGICVEATAPAPDMSDELRKRCEVLSVTIAEELGVAGVLAVELFEYLDDNREPTIAVNELAMRPHNTGHWTQDGSVTSQFEQHLRAVLDLPLGDTATLKPVTVMVNTLGADASPEMPVYQRVREVMARFPEAKIHLYGKDHRPGRKLGHVNVTGEDLDNTREIAELAAHFIVHAEWRDGYSA, via the coding sequence GTGACTGATACCGCTGCACGCAACATCGATAATCCCGCCGCTCATGCCCCGGGCATGCCCGTGATCACCGTCATCGGTGACGGCCAGCTCGCGCGGATGTTGCAGACCGCTGCCATCGAGCTCGGCGCCTCGCTGCGCGTGCTCGCCGCGAAGCCGGATGCTTCCGCCGCGCAGGTCAGCGCCGATGTTCGGCTGGGCGACTACAAAGATCTCGACGATGTGCGCTTGGCCATCGAGGGCTCCGATGCCGTCACCTTCGACCACGAGCACGTGCCCAACGAGCACGCCAATAAGCTCATCGACGCCGGTTTCAACCTCCAGCCGCAGCCGGCGGCGCTCATCCACGCTCAGGACAAGCTGGTCATGCGCGAGAAGATGAAGGAGATTTCCGCGCCGGTCCCACCTTTCGCCGCGATCGAGTCGGTCGAGGACGCCACCGCGTTTTTTGATGAGGTCGACGGCGCCGTCTGCCTCAAGGCCCGCCGCGGGGGTTATGACGGGCACGGAGTGTGGTTCCCGTCGACGCGCGAGGAGGTGGAAACGCTCGTCGAAAAGCTGCTGGGCGACGGCGTGCCCCTCATGGCCGAAAAGAAGCTCGCGTTTACCCGAGAGCTCTCGGCGATGGTCGCGCGGACGCCTTCAGGTGAGGCGCGGCCGTGGCCGGTGGTGCAGTCTCGGCAAGAAAACGGCATCTGCGTGGAGGCCACCGCCCCGGCCCCGGACATGAGCGATGAGCTGCGGAAGCGCTGCGAGGTGCTGTCGGTGACCATCGCCGAAGAACTCGGGGTGGCCGGGGTTTTGGCCGTCGAGCTTTTCGAATACCTCGACGACAACCGCGAGCCCACCATCGCCGTCAACGAGCTGGCGATGCGCCCGCACAACACCGGCCACTGGACCCAGGACGGCAGCGTGACCAGCCAGTTCGAACAGCACCTGCGCGCGGTCCTCGACCTGCCGCTGGGGGATACGGCCACGCTGAAGCCGGTGACCGTCATGGTCAACACCTTGGGTGCCGATGCTTCGCCGGAGATGCCCGTCTACCAGCGCGTGCGCGAGGTCATGGCCCGTTTCCCGGAGGCGAAAATCCACCTCTACGGCAAGGACCACCGCCCGGGTCGCAAGCTCGGGCACGTCAACGTCACCGGCGAGGACCTCGATAACACCCGCGAGATCGCCGAGCTGGCCGCGCACTTCATCGTGCACGCCGAGTGGCGTGACGGCTACAGCGCCTAA